tcttcCCCTGACATACTATTTTCACCAGTCTTCATTTTATCAGTGTTTTCTCCTTGGTCAGTGCTTCTTAAGGACCAATCATCCAATCATACCCAGCATAATCCAAGCTGAAGTGAACTacaaatagccaaaaaaaaagaccaatgcATTTCAACAGAAAACCATCCATTCTACTCATTAAGGCTGATTTGATGCCCCACAACTCTAAAAGACTTTTTATCCAAGATTGCTTTAAAATCAGTCCTGTAAGTTCAATAGTGCTATGCTACTATTGTCTGCTTGGTTTAAAGGTAAGTTCAAATATTAAAAGTACATATTAAAATTTCCCAATTGCATTACTCTGGAAACATAATTGAGTTGAAAATCTTCTACGCTGCAATGAAATTTCTTCTATTCCTTGTATTTGGTACGAAATCTCACACCTAGTCACTAAGACATAAAGCGTGTAGGAGAACAAGGACAGACTTTACTGATTACACTGTACCCAAGCCTCAGGGAGCCATGACAGAGGGGAGCTGTCCAAGCATACAGAAAAGTCTTCTGAATTCAACTTAATATGTTACCACAGTTGTAGGTAAGTGATTTAATGAGATATGAcccaaaaaaaataaagataaaaggaggaaatgaataTGACCTCcagtggcagaaaacttcccataGAGCTGGCTTAAGAAGTAAAACTGATTTGTAAATAAAAAGTAAGATACATCTATTTTTGGTTTCACTCAAAAGAGCCTCCTTCATTCTTGGCAAACTATGTGGTATGGAtacgatctactttcaaaatttgCATTGTATTTAACTATTAAAAATCGTTCTTTAATAAGGACTTCTTAGCATTAACAAGTATAAATGTTTATAATAAATACTGTATTAAAAtaccttaatatttacaatagaaaaaaaatataatccAGCCAATCATCTCAGTGCTACTTCTTCAATTTCATCTTCTACAGAATCAACTGCTTTTACTGTTGGTCTATTGTTTGCATGTTTTAATCTGTTTCTATTTGGATTAAAACTTCTTCCTTCGCTGAGGAAAAAGTCATCATCTTCACCTTGTTCTCTGCCCCTGCTGCTTTTATCCCCAGAGGGAAAATTTGGAGGGTCAAAGTCTCCTCTGCTGACGGACAGAGTATTTGGGTCACTGCTTTTAGAGGAAATCGTGCTGCTGCCACTGGCACCAAATAGCTGTTCCatgagattggcttttttttcttttcttgcaatTAAATCTATGCTGTCTTTATTAAGTTTTTCTGTAGTGTTACTTTGGAACTCCAAAAGGCCACTTTTTTGACTAAATAAATTTGACTTCCCTAATGTTTTTGCAAATGAAGGCACATAGCTACCAAATGCAAACTCATTGGGAGAGGCTGGGATTCTAGTATCTCCTAAATTCTGGCCCTCTCCTTTTGTAGTTAAAAAACTGATGTCTTGCAAATGGTGCCCATTAAATGATCTCTCTGACAGTCCAGAGAACATATATGTTTTGCGGCTTTTCTCTGGGGAGTCTAACTTAGATTTAAAATCAGGTAGCAATGGCAGACGAGGATATTTTAGGTTCTGAGAATCTTCAAGTTCTCGGTTAATCTCATTCAGTTTAGCAAGTAGCATTTCTCTCTTCAGTctgtcttcttcctcttcttccaatTTATCAATATCTTGGAATTGGTTCATTCCCATTTGGTATCTTCCAGTTTCCAGCTCtggcttttcttctcttttcagtaaaaatgtattttctctttgctttttatcaagttcttctctttcccattctgtacgaaattaaattttaaaaatgggattTTATAGCactcaatatttttaaataggAAACTCAACTACCATCTTTTACAAAACAGTACTTATCTAATTTGAGTAAGGTAAGTATACTGTGGGTGAACCATAAATTTCATTTCTATATTTGATATTATGGGATTCAAACAGAATATATGTAATGCATATTGCATTTaacattcacattaaaaaaaattatttgtcaaGATATGGGTGGGGAAGAAGGTTCTCTACCTATACTTAATATAGTACTACATATTAAATGGTGGATGATGGGATGGATGTGCAGACAGATGAATAGATGGAACAAAGAcctttacaataaaaaataaattaaaactctaGATGTCATATCCTGAGAAGGACACAGCATCAGTTATATACTATTCTGACAGAAGATGCATAACCTTATTAAGAGAAAACTTCAGACAAACCCAGTATGAGGAACATTCTATTAATGTTTAATAATTAGCCTGTATCCATCAAAAATGTTGATTTCACAGAATATAAAGGCCAAGAAGTTGTTCCACATTaaaggagactaaggagacatgacaactaaattcaATTCAGGATCATGTCTCTGAGGGGAAAAATGCTATAAAGGACATAATTCTGTCAACTGAGAAAAATGTAATATGGATGGGAGATAAGATAAATGTATTGTATCAAAGTTAAATTTCCTGAAGATGAGAACTATATTAGGGTTATGAGAATGCCCTTGTTTTGGGGAAATACACATGGAAGTACTTAAGGGTATGAGGCATCATAAGGTATACCACTTACTCTTAAATGGTTCTTTAGCTATTCTTGCTACTTTTCTATGATTTTGAAGTTATTtccaaatgaaaaattaaaaaaacattaatgCAAGAACACTACAAGTTTGTTAACTTAGTCAATGGCATACattctcattgacatcatagataATTCCATATAGACTCCaggaaaaacaaatcattaaaaaGAGATCAAAAAAGTGGCAGTCTTCTGatactttattccttttcttcGTACTGAGAATTGACCATAATATCTAATTTGCCATTCTGTAGTTCAACATGTGAAAGCATTTCACTTTGTGCATTAGCCAACAGTGATGTAAACACAGCTTTGATTTCAAGTTATGTtgttaaatatataataaatatacattAAGCAACAACTGGGTCATAAATTTATGTTTCATTTTAACAGCtcaaggagagaaaaaaggaTTTCTCTGTAAGCCCTTACTATATAACTAATAGAACAAGCACAGTAGATTAGAGCTTGGGATCCCTTTCCCCCACAACTTTAAGACATTTTATCTAGATGGAAAGTTATTCCTGAACTTCATTTCCAGTATCTAAAACTATGTGACTTGGTTCACCAAACCTCCAAGCTAATGATTGAACATACTACAAGATTTAATTTGCAtgtaaaaaccaaagaagaattatagGAATATGTTCAGAACCTCACAATTCACTGATTTTATGTATAAGCTAGCGTATGGACTGGAGAGTCTCAATGCCAAGTCAATAAAGTGAGTTATCTTTCTGATATCTCTTCATCAACTTTTAGTTAATACACAAAGgatgttttttttccttcatttgaaTTCTACCTTACCCGAATTTTCTAAAGGTAACTTGTCCTTATTCCCTAAATCCAAACAGCAACTGATATAAAGTATTtaacttttcttttccttaataaattcattaaaaattttgTTATTCCTGATATATGTCCCCTACCACTGTACCAACCTTTCCTTGTTTTATATAATTCATTAAGGTCAGAAATGATATTAGGGGAAGTAAACTCTTTCTCAAGGAATACTGACTCATCACTTGCTTAAACAAACTCTTTTTCTTACCGTTCTCCAGCTTCTCAACCTCCTGTTTTATAGTATCGAGTTCTTTTATGgattcttcttccccttccacaACTGTATTTAGAATCTCTGCTTCTTCGTGCTCACCTCTCTCTTGGGATTCCAGATcctattataaattaaaaaaaatgtttcaaaggggaaaaacaattaaaatatcaTAGATTTATCTTCCATTACACATAATTTCCAACTAATTTTGAAATTAAAGCAAATTCTCAATTAATGAACCACTAAGGCACAAATTACCACCTTTGAAAGATGCTTCAAAAACACACAGGATACACAAAGAATGTCCTTTTTCtgctaaaattttaaaagagcATTTATAAGACATACCAGAATCAATATAATAGAAGTCAATATCCTACATAAAATCCTGAGGAGACAAGTGTCAGAAGTATCCTTGCTTTGTACATTTTCACAAAATCTGATTAATTCAGTTAATGAGACAAGGCTGTTAACCAACTATGGTAACCAAGTGAGATGTTGTTGAAGTAGAACACAGGCAGTAACAACTGCAGTAAATCATTCAAGTTTATACTATGCCCAAAGCCTCCAATTAATAATTTTTACAATATTTAAATCAAGTAAAAGTGCAATCAACTTCAAATTTCTTACTTATTATGGCCCCTTTCAGATACATTTGtataatttttcttagtaaaagtAAAGTAACAGAAGTTATTGTTCGGAGAGACTGTGAACTGTCACCTAATACCCAttttcccctccttccttttAGTAATAGAATCCTCTGAGTTTCAGCAGAACATAGGGCTGCTCAGATGGAGACTACATTTGATAGCCTCTCCTGCAGCTAGACAGGGACATGGGGATGTAAGTGGACGTATGTATGCAACTTCTGTTCACATTTATTAAAAATCCAAAAGCTTTTTGCCATCTACCTCCCAGTTCTGCCTTCCCATGAGAGTAGTGAGCCTGTTCCAACCACAGAGAGGAGGACTAAACTCTTTGATGAGAGAGCAATAAGACAGAATGCCAACCATGGAACAAAGATGTCTACCTGTCCTGGACAACCTACTGACCTTCAGTCTATtaccagagaaagaaaagattctAGTGGCTTGAGCCATGGTGTTCTGGGTCTCTTTGTAATTGCAACTTAGCCTGTACCTAACACAGCTACCATCTTCTGAGGCCCTTTAAAGTAGCAGGCTGGGTTTTGAGAGGTTTATAAATCTGATAATGAGTTATTATCCAATTCTGAAAGGTAACCAATGTCCCGTCCCCATTTTAtgggtgaggaaattgaggctacAAGAAGTTACACAACTAAAATGTTAGAACCAGAGTTTAATTAAAAGGTAGTGTTACTCCAAGGCTCTTTTCAAGTTGTGGCCCCCTCCTGCTGAATCTTGTAATATTAAGATCAAATACTTTTATCCTTTAAAATCAAGAATTATTCTTCAATTTTTATTCCATACTTTACCATTTTCAAAGAGACAAATCAACATGATCTGGTCTCACTAAGTGCAAATACTGGAAGATACACATTTAGCAGACACAGCTAACAACttcaaattataaaacaaaagcaaattaaagaaacaaaaaactagaGTACACAGAGGAACCATATCAGTCCACCCTTTCTGTCTGTAGTATAAGAAGAGATCTCAGGGTCACTAGGAAACTTACAAGGCACAAAAATGTAAGATTACATGAAATATACCGTATCTGTGTATTCTTGTCTTCAGAGTTTAAAGTGTAAACAGTAAAGATAAAATCctcttaggaaaaaaacaaaaataaaaaaggacctTCCAGTGACTCAGTATGTTAAGTCCTTTTAAATGAAGGTCCAACACAGAGCTCACTCTAATCTGAATAGTATGACAGCAGATACCACTCCAATTATCTTTTTAGCACTGCGCTAATCTGTAAAGCTCTTCTATATATAAAAGGCTAAAGAAATTAAATGTAGTTGAATTACAACAAATCATTTCAAAACTACTGCAATTTGCTATTAAATGTAAAAGCTGTGGGCAGTTTTCAAGACTATCTGTGGACATAACAGTAAAAAACTCAGAAGGCAAATTCTTCTCCTCTCCTACCTCCAATCCAAAAGGTACAATCAACATTTCTGAGGCATATGAAAGATGTAATATGGACTAAAAGAGTCAATCCAAAGGACTTTAATAAAATACATAGATGTTATCTCTCTTTAAAAGGTTAGCTGCATATTCACACAGATACAGCACTACTTTCATTGCTGAATTTCAAAATGTTTGATACTGTGTTTTCAGGAATAACTTCAAACCTAGAGTTTGGTGCCTAATCACATTGCTaaactcaccaaagtaagatgttcAGATTCTTCCCATTTGTTTTCATAACACATAACTGTTTGTGGTGTTATAGGAAATTCTTCCAGCTCAAAGTCTTCACTGGTTTGTACTCCTTTTGTACACTGGTCTGTAAAGTCACTCTGGCATGCAGCTACCATGAAAATTATAAAAGGATTTTTTCTAATCACATTGAACAATGCTAAGATATATGGAATTCAAATAGTATATATTCACCatctaaatgagataatgcatgttttGCTCAACTCAATGAATACTTATTACTACTATATTTGTTTCTGGCAATTAATGGGATTCGAGGACAATTCTGACTGTAAATCCTATTATGTTACAAAATCTGTATTTAAAAACTTTTGCAATTCCCAGAAGAGAGAAGTTAAACTTTTGCTAAAacaaactaaagatatgcataaCAATACCAAAGTATCTGAGTGAAATGAAATATCtgaaatttgctttaaaatactccagaaaaaaaaaatggagaaaatagatcAAATTGGCAAAATGCATACCTGTAAAGCTAGGTGATGCATACATGAAGAGTCATTATATTCTTCTCTCTACTTTggaatatgtttaaaatttttcataaatttttttaaataaatttacaataagaaaacttcagaaaatatgtaaaatataactTTATTCACCTCTCCTCAGGGGAATAAAACTGAGAAAGTTGATAGGATTTCTGAAAATTAACTATAAGggaattttaattataaaaaaaatacaatttaatttaATGAGGTTCTTTACCTTCCCTTCTAATTCAGAATGAATTTATcttattattaataaataataactACAGTACCATTTTTATAACAATTATATCTACTATACCATTTTTTCTTAGTGCAAATTCGttttctttctttggaaaggaCTTTGGCAGACGATTAGAGTATATGTTTTTTATATCCagctctctctccttttcctgaAAATAACCCAATACAATTAATCAAGGATATGAATtcatagtttaaaaataaaacaaaaatccttaccttGTCAACTGTATTTTCCTTACCAAACTGAATTATACCTGGCTTGACTTCCCTTCATAACTCCCAAACTGTAGAAATGAATGCATCTAGTACATTTAggtttgaaattttaaaagtccagtatgtacagggtcagtggagaagaggaagaccctcaacgagatggactgaaacagtgggtacaacaatgggctcaagcataacaatgattgtgagcatggcatgggaccaggcagtgtttcattctgtggtacacatggtcactatgagtcggaactgtctCGATGGACCTAACAATAGTATGTCCTGgcagtaaagaaaatgaaagcaaatgaGACAAACTCTATTTTCTATTCACTCCTACCTGATAGAGCTAGTATTGTCTTCACTGTCTTTCAACAGAAACTAAGAATTTAGTTAGCATCTCTCAAATGTGGGTGCTAACGTGGGTGCTGAATTACTGAGGagctaaaaattagccaattccTCTTTTAACATGGGTGTTTTTAATCATTTTGGGGCCATGGGTCTCTCTGAGAATTTGATTAACAAATGAAAACTCTAGGCAAGATAATGTATAAACATTCAATTTTGCAGGAGTTAAAAACACCTGCTTTCACAGAATTAAATAATTCCAATGCCCCCTCTAAACACTGAAAATGAAGGGCGTTAtttgaaacaattttaaaaatcatgggGCTATCTGGGAAAAAACACTAGATTATTCAACCATGCAACACAGAAAAATTCCAGTTGCCATAATTTTCTCCCAGGATTTTACAATTTATTTCAGCTACATCATCCCAAATAATGTACTAAGTATTTCACTTTTGGTGTTATAGTGGTTATATTAATTAATAAAACCTTTCCTTGTAAGTGCCAAAGGTAGTATTAGAATTTTGTTAATTATATTGTACCAACTTACAAATATGAATAGTAGCAGTTAGTGTTTTAAACTATAGGATTTCATCTAATATTACAGGGAAAAATAATGCAACTTAAAATGCTTACTTTTAATTTCTGATAGAGCCGTTGTAGCTCCTTCTGAAGAACTTTATTTTCATCATGAGCCTCATACGCCCttttcctttcagcaagcaactgTCGTTGGAAACTGTTAGTACTCAGCTCAAGGTTTTTTGATAGTTCCTATGagtaaaatagatttaaaaaaataataataataacttcaaCAGTAAAACACTGCACTTAGCAGTGTCAAAATGATGTTTTCAGTGGTACCAGTCAGGACATACAAATCAGGCTGGGCTGAAGTTTCATAAGCATGAACTGGGAAACAGATTGACCAACAATTTACTAAATGACCTAGCCTATCATTCTTTTCATTGTTTCTCACAATGATTTGTAAGTAAATTCGTAAGCATTTGCCTGAAACATCATTTAAGTTGGGAGCAAAAGACAGCCCAGAAGTCGTGATGAGAAACACAGGCTTTTGAAAATCATTACTTCAGAAAATAATgagatattattttataattaaataattaGAGGCAACCAAAATTACACAGTactatacatttctttttttatatacatttctaggtttcccaaggagcagctggcggatttgaactgcacaccttttcgttagcaggggacctcttaaccactgtaaacatttacagccttagaaaccttatggggcagttctactctatcctacagggttgctgtgagttagaattgactcaacagcacctaacaacaacatacatttctAGGCGCCTGGTGTtgaagcagttaagagctacggctgctaaccagaaggtcagcagttgaacccacggggcactccttggaaaccctacagggcagttctacttggtcactatgagtcgaaattgatttgacagcaatgagttttatacatttatttctaAAGCATTTCTAGATAAAAAACCATAGCCATTTCCATGGTCTTCAAAAATACTCCGTGAAGTTTATAAAAGAATGTACATTTAaatgctttcttttaaaatatcttcGGTTGTCAAGGTACTATTCCTAAtttctggattaaaaaaatgctttttatatataaaaaattttttattacaaaTGTAAGATTCATTTTAAAGtcttataaaaatacaaataaagaaaaatagaaaataaaaagcagttACACTGTGAGAATCATTCACAACATTTGGTATATACAATTTGAGGCTTTTTTATACCTTTTTCTCACTAAATAATATCATAACTGTTTTTCTATGTCAATATATACTCTAATATCacactccttttcttctttttttaatggaacagTATCCTATTTTCTAGAGGTATCATAATTTATTCACCAAAACTCTGCTGCACAACATTAGGATAGTTCCCAATGATTTCTATGGTAAACACCCTAGTATATATGACTTTAAGtttatcttttattatttcctcaGGGTTAGTATTTAGAAATGATGTTCCTGGGTTGGTAGATATTTGTACAATTTTAAGGCTTTTGAAAAGCATTACCAAAATGTCCTCTAGTTTTAACAATTTACATTCTCTTCAAAAGGCTAGTAGCCTCTATTTCACCACATTCTTACTATAATTGGGTATTATAATTCTTTAATCTATCGGAATggccaaaagaaaaaagggatatcattattttaatttgtgtttctttgattactaaaaaatactaaaaacccTAGCAAGGTtaatttttcatgtatttattgaccATCCATATTCTTTCTGAATTACTTTTTCATAGTGTTtgccattttgttttattggtaTGTTCATTCTTTGCTAACTGATCTGTGAGTGttctttttacatatatatatatatataaaggatatTATTTCACTGTCACATAtattggagccatggtggcacagtggttaaagtgttcagctgctaactggacggtgagcagttcaaacttaccagctggctccacgggagaaagatgtggcagtctgctccagtgaagatatacagctttggaaaccctgtggggcagttctactctgtcctatagggtcgctatgagtccgaatcgactgaacagcaatgttttttggtTTCTGGCGGGGGGTCATATATATTACAAATATAACTCCCCAACATACATATACTTTGTCATTTGTCTTTCAGTTGTGGTCATAAGACTCTTAATGTGCAtcattaagtaaataaataaaagattaaaatgaCAATAAGAAAAGCAAAACATCACCTACCAAATTAGcacatgataaaaataaatgataccCAGTATTGACAATAGTGTTCAAAAActactagtttaaaaaaaaaaaaaaaactatccattCCTGTTTGGAAGCAATTTAATGGTATACATcaagagactgaaaaaaaaaaagggtttataTGTTCTTATTTCCAACCTATAGGCTACAAACCAAACGGGGAGTACGATAAACCATTACTGCAAGGGATTTGATTCTTACGAATACCAGAAATTGTCTGTAGGCAAACAAAATGTCTTGAACATATACCTCTTTACACTCTGCCTAATATTTCCACTCCCTAATTAATGGGACATGTTATGAATTAATATGTTCGCCACAGCATTATCTCATGAAAACATGATTTTGAAattgaaacaaagcaaaaaaaaatcaacacttatacactggcATCATGTCAGACTGAGCCTATATAGACCAGGTCTCTTCCCACtacaaacacataaaaaggcgagataaaatacaattaaaaacattcaaacaaacaaaaataaccagtTTCAAAAGAAAGGCTGGAACATTCCTACGACAGAAAAGGAAGTGAGAAGCACAAACTAGAGCAGACACCGTGGTAAGCTACAGAATTATGATCTGAATATAGGCTCCAAGTGCTAGAAGCGGGGTTTCTAACTCTAACAGGGAACTGGGGCCGGGCTTAGATGAAACTGGGTGGGCATGGGAGAGACTTGGTCTAGAACCCCCTTACTTACAGCCTCATTTGCAAGAAGAGAACTAAAAATAAACCTGCAGGTATGACAGGCCAGGAAGTAGAAAGGAGGTTTGCCTTCTTTCCTGAGCAGTAGATATTAGAAAAAAGTTACCTCTAAGAAATGAAAGCTCCAGGTCTATGCCATATATGAATTTACACTACCTGTAcgaaataagaaattaatttaaaaatccaaaagaattcctaaaaatgaaacttacattcactgattttaaaaaagaaatggacaTATTAAACAGCAGAATAAACATAGCTGAAGAGGGAATTATTGAACTAGAAGACACTGATGAAAATTACACAGAAGtgtcagaagaaaaaaagacaggaaaatatGCAAGAAGTCAGGGAGGACAGAATGAGAATGTCCCATATAGATGTATTAGGAATCTAGAAGAACATAATGAGTATGGGGAAAAGCAATattgaaaaaataaagcaaataaacaaaaggcTAAGAATATTCCAGAACTGAACatatggagagagagatggagtTGGAAAAACCATCATGATTAAGAATGGATTAGGTAAGAATTATCACTGGATACTAAATTTTGATGAGGAATAACATATTTATATGGTCTTAACATGTCTCCACACATTAAATGAAACTATTCATTagtttcatgggagaaaaaataataataattatatatatggtAGAGAAATCAAGCAACACCTCGGCGAGGAGATAAAATTAACATCAACAATGAAGGACAGGTGAACATCATGtgcctaaccaaaccaaaaccaaacccagtgccgctgggttgattccgactcatagcgaccccataggacagagcagaactgccccacagagtttccaaggagtgcctggcagattcaaactgccgaccctttggttagcagccgtagcacttaaccactatgccaccagggtttccatcaagtgCCTAGAGATGCGATATCTTGAGAAGGAAATAATAATCATTTATTCAGTATTCTCAGGAGGCCTGGTGGAGgaatggtaaagagcttggctgctaaccacaaggttggcagtttgacccactcagtggctccgcaggagaaacacctggagatctgctcccataaagattacagcctagaaaaccttattggGGTGTTCAACTGCATCACTTGAGGtcgatatgagttgaaattgacttaatggcacttAAAACGACCTCATTCAGTATTCTGGCCAAGAATGTAAATCCTGAGTCTAATCACAAAGAAACACCAGAGAAACACAAAATTTGAATGTGCTATTAAACGAAAATAGGTCAGGgattatattcttcaaaaatgtgAATGTCAAAAAAGACAGCAACTAACTGCCTCTATGGACAATTgcttcctttgtcatgagaccagaaaaactggatagtgcccagctaccaatactaaacattttgatcaaagattctaaagaagaatactgatcaaaaggcagaaaatgtagaatagaatttaaaaattctcatggaattcagattttctggagccacggaAGCTGAATGTACCCCTGCAACTACTGCctggagataatctttaaaccttaaactctaaaccaaaaatatcccccaaagttgccttaaaaataaacaatagtttggcttaactCATAAAGTATGGCTGCTTTgaatattgtgctcttttaagaactatatggggatcaaactgacatcaactggaaagattaaataggaacttagggggcagtgagtttatgttaatggggaaggaaaaatttggaaagagAGGTTGAGAATGACTGCACAAtttgaatgtaatcagtgttactgaattgcacatgtagaaactggtgAATATGTtcggctgtgtatattctcaacaaacaaaaaataaaatagattattaaaaaaaaaaaagacaaagtatgcAGAAATGGTCCTGATTAAAGAAGGCTAAAGAGGCATGGACAACTAACACAATAATTGACTCTAGACTGGATCCATACTGAAGGGGAAAAAGGGCTATAAAGGACAATATTAAGTGAACTGAAAAAGCTGTAGTGTGGATGGTAAATTAGATAAAATCCATCAATGCAAATTTATACCATAATTGTATTATAGTTATATAAGAACACATGCCCAGTCTTAGGAAATACATACTGATATAtttagaaatggaaaccctggatgtcatagtggttaagtgctacggctgttaaccaaaaggtcggcagttcaaatatgcaaggcactccttggaaactctatggggcagttctaccctgtcctacagggtcgctatgagttggaatcgactcgatggcaatgggtttttttatatttagaaataaaggGCCATGTTGTAGGTAACTCATCGAGTGGCTCAGAAAAAaactatgtgtgtgtgcatgataaAGAAGTACTGGTAAAGCTAGTAagtgtgtatattaaaaaaaagagaatcagcacacacacaaatgataatACGAATGgggcaaaatgttaaaaatacgTAATCTTCGTAAAGTGTACGTAAGTATTCTTTgtactaatttatttttataattctctgtaggtttgaaattatttccaaataaaaacaagaaaataaaataaaaaccttaatCCTAAGATATTTGGGGGCAAAACAGGAAATCATCAAACCCAAAGAGAAAAATGCTAAAAGTTACAGTGATAAAATATACTATGAAATTCCAAATGACAATAATCT
This is a stretch of genomic DNA from Elephas maximus indicus isolate mEleMax1 chromosome 1, mEleMax1 primary haplotype, whole genome shotgun sequence. It encodes these proteins:
- the LCA5 gene encoding lebercilin isoform X3, giving the protein MEERAKSPDTNQERNSGKHRYSYCSSDFETTLQSSGQSSVANLSSPTSVKEKNAKRYISDSQVHHQAPGKSSPKSLPNRKGVRGGYRSQSLNRETLRKDPDLVTKRVLSARLLKINELQNEVTELQVKLAELLKENKALKRLQYRQEKALNKFEDTENEISQLILRHNNEITALKERLRKSQEKERATEKRVKDTEGELFRTKFSLKKLKKISEARHLPERDDLAKKLVSAELKLDDTERRIKDLESQERGEHEEAEILNTVVEGEEESIKELDTIKQEVEKLENEWEREELDKKQRENTFLLKREEKPELETGRYQMGMNQFQDIDKLEEEEEDRLKREMLLAKLNEINRELEDSQNLKYPRLPLLPDFKSKLDSPEKSRKTYMFSGLSERSFNGHHLQDISFLTTKGEGQNLGDTRIPASPNEFAFGSYVPSFAKTLGKSNLFSQKSGLLEFQSNTTEKLNKDSIDLIARKEKKANLMEQLFGASGSSTISSKSSDPNTLSVSRGDFDPPNFPSGDKSSRGREQGEDDDFFLSEGRSFNPNRNRLKHANNRPTVKAVDSVEDEIEEVALR
- the LCA5 gene encoding lebercilin isoform X1, with the protein product MEERAKSPDTNQERNSGKHRYSYCSSDFETTLQSSGQSSVANLSSPTSVKEKNAKRYISDSQVHHQAPGKSSPKSLPNRKGVRGGYRSQSLNRETLRKDPDLVTKRVLSARLLKINELQNEVTELQVKLAELLKENKALKRLQYRQEKALNKFEDTENEISQLILRHNNEITALKERLRKSQEKERATEKRVKDTEGELFRTKFSLKKLKKISEARHLPERDDLAKKLVSAELKLDDTERRIKELSKNLELSTNSFQRQLLAERKRAYEAHDENKVLQKELQRLYQKLKEKERELDIKNIYSNRLPKSFPKKENEFALRKNAACQSDFTDQCTKGVQTSEDFELEEFPITPQTVMCYENKWEESEHLTLDLESQERGEHEEAEILNTVVEGEEESIKELDTIKQEVEKLENEWEREELDKKQRENTFLLKREEKPELETGRYQMGMNQFQDIDKLEEEEEDRLKREMLLAKLNEINRELEDSQNLKYPRLPLLPDFKSKLDSPEKSRKTYMFSGLSERSFNGHHLQDISFLTTKGEGQNLGDTRIPASPNEFAFGSYVPSFAKTLGKSNLFSQKSGLLEFQSNTTEKLNKDSIDLIARKEKKANLMEQLFGASGSSTISSKSSDPNTLSVSRGDFDPPNFPSGDKSSRGREQGEDDDFFLSEGRSFNPNRNRLKHANNRPTVKAVDSVEDEIEEVALR
- the LCA5 gene encoding lebercilin isoform X2, producing MEERAKSPDTNQERNSGKHRYSYCSSDFETTLQSSGQSSVANLSSPTSVKEKNAKRYISDSQVHHQAPGKSSPKSLPNRKGVRGGYRSQSLNRETLRKDPDLVTKRVLSARLLKINELQNEVTELQVKLAELLKENKALKRLQYRQEKALNKFEDTENEISQLILRHNNEITALKERLRKSQEKERATEKRVKDTEGELFRTKFSLKKLKKISEARHLPERDDLAKKLVSAELKLDDTERRIKELSKNLELSTNSFQRQLLAERKRAYEAHDENKVLQKELQRLYQKLKDLESQERGEHEEAEILNTVVEGEEESIKELDTIKQEVEKLENEWEREELDKKQRENTFLLKREEKPELETGRYQMGMNQFQDIDKLEEEEEDRLKREMLLAKLNEINRELEDSQNLKYPRLPLLPDFKSKLDSPEKSRKTYMFSGLSERSFNGHHLQDISFLTTKGEGQNLGDTRIPASPNEFAFGSYVPSFAKTLGKSNLFSQKSGLLEFQSNTTEKLNKDSIDLIARKEKKANLMEQLFGASGSSTISSKSSDPNTLSVSRGDFDPPNFPSGDKSSRGREQGEDDDFFLSEGRSFNPNRNRLKHANNRPTVKAVDSVEDEIEEVALR